The following are encoded together in the Salvia hispanica cultivar TCC Black 2014 chromosome 6, UniMelb_Shisp_WGS_1.0, whole genome shotgun sequence genome:
- the LOC125197081 gene encoding receptor-like protein EIX1: MEREREALLSFKNGLIDEDGILSSWQSDECCEWHGVECSNTTGHVITLKCDHCGLQGEVRSSLLELHHLTRLDLSSNNFGGIPIPKFIGSMKQLEYLSLGSCNLHGSIPPQLGNLTNLRSLDLQENDFGGTPIPEFIGFMNQLQNLSLCFSNFSGTIPPQLGNLTNLLSLDLRENDFGGIPIPEFIGSMKQLQTLCLSNSNFSGIIPTCLGNLTNLRSLDLSQNTLSSIAPFTLGSLFESLELLDLSNNQVSGLVPRVRGFPSLTYLNLGGNNFTGSIPLNIGQLSMLQYLDLSNNDLDGLVPLSIGQLSNLQRLYLSHNSLEGIVSKFHFSKLHKLEVLDISFNSLILDIAPNWRPPFQLSYISLGGCNVGSYFPKWLQTQRNLTYLNLNDANITYEAPRWLWSTFPLLKGLFLSRNHLSGTIPNLSNTSIWYTDLSYNQFSGPIPLFPHDLFAINLSGNKLSASISSLCNTPHSDLEFFDLSNNQLAGEVPNCWEKMPTMMYLNLANNSFSGEIPDSFGSLPNLRALQMHGNNLSGELPDSLRLFQEMSLLDFGGNKLTGEIPTWIGQMYRMEFLNLRGNKLHGSIPPQICNLTYIQVIDLSINNLSSIIPDCFNNLTFLASTKVTNVHFLMARTGFGEYPQWEFEYASFQWKGTESEYRKNLRLLKLIDFSRNRLTGNIPRSFSNMSGLNSLNLSRNSLTGDIISDIGKMEMLDSLDLSHNQLSGEIPTSLAQIHTLGVLDLSNNNLSGKIPTGTQLQSFNPSAYAENDGLCGDPLPKCSGDSKPSTTIPVEYMNENDVSMFSFMEEVGISMPFGFIFGFSGVIGSFILKKSWRIAFFKLYDVA; encoded by the coding sequence atggagagggagagagaagctCTTTTAAGCTTCAAGAATGGCCTCATCGATGAAGATGGTATTCTTTCATCATGGCAAAGTGACGAATGCTGCGAATGGCACGGTGTTGAGTGCAGCAACACCACTGGCCATGTCATCACCCTCAAATGTGATCATTGTGGATTGCAAGGCGAGGTTCGTTCTTCATTGCTTGAGTTGCATCATTTAACTCGTCTTGATCTCAGTTCGAATAATTTTGGAGGCATTCcaatcccaaaattcattGGTTCCATGAAACAATTAGAATACTTGTCTCTTGGGAGTTGTAACTTACATGGGAGTATTCCTCCTCAGTTAGGGAACCTTACCAACCTACGCTCACTTGACCTTCAAGAGAATGATTTTGGAGGCACTCCAATCCCAGAATTCATTGGTTTCATGAATCAATTACAAAACTTGTCTCTTTGCTTTTCTAACTTTTCCGGGACTATTCCTCCTCAGTTAGGTAATCTTACCAATCTACTCTCGCTTGACCTTCGTGAGAATGATTTTGGAGGTATTCCAATACCAGAATTCATTGGTTCCATGAAACAGTTACAAACCTTGTGTCTTTCCAATTCTAATTTTTCTGGGATTATACCTACTTGTTTAGGGAACCTTACTAATCTACGCTCACTTGATCTCTCACAAAACACTTTGAGTTCCATAGCTCCTTTTACACTTGGTTCTCTATTTGAATCACTAGAATTACTGGACTTGTCTAATAATCAAGTCAGTGGATTGGTGCCACGTGTGAGAGGATTTCCTTCATTGACATATCTGAATCTTGGGGGAAATAACTTTACAGGTTCTATTCCTCTGAATATTGGCCAACTATCCATGCTTCAATATCTAGATCTTTCTAATAATGATTTGGATGGTTTAGTTCCTCTAAGCATTGGCCAACTATCCAACCTTCAACGTCTCTATCTTTCTCATAATTCTTTGGAAGGTATAGTGTCTAAATTCCACTTTTCCAAGCTTCACAAGTTAGAGGTACTAGATATATCCTTCAATTCATTGATCTTGGATATTGCCCCCAATTGGAGGCCTCCTTTCCAGCTGAGTTATATATCTTTAGGCGGGTGCAATGTGGGctcatattttccaaaatggCTCCAAACTCAGAGGAATTTGACATACCTTAATCTCAATGATGCCAATATAACATATGAAGCCCCAAGGTGGTTGTGGAGTACATTTCCTCTGTTAAAAGGCTTATTTCTATCCCGCAATCATTTAAGTGGTACAATTCCGAATCTTTCAAACACTTCCATTTGGTATACGGATCTTAGTTACAATCAATTCTCAGGTCCTATACCATTATTTCCCCATGATCTCTTTGCAATAAACTTGAGTGGAAATAAGTTAtctgcttcaatttcatctctctgCAACACTCCCCATTCTGATCTTGAATTCTTTGACCTCTCAAATAATCAGTTGGCTGGAGAGGTTCCCAATTGCTGGGAGAAAATGCCCACCATGATGTACCTCAATCTAGCAAACAACAGTTTTTCGGGCGAAATTCCCGACTCATTTGGCTCTTTACCTAACCTCCGTGCACTACAAATGCATGGTAATAATTTATCTGGTGAATTGCCTGATAGTTTGAGACTTTTCCAAGAAATGAGTTTACTTGATTTTGGAGGGAACAAGTTAACCGGAGAGATCCCCACTTGGATTGGGCAGATGTATAGAATGGAATTTCTAAACCTTCGTGGAAATAAATTGCATGGCAGTATTCCTCCTCAGATATGCAATCTTACTTATATTCAAGTTATTGATTTGTCGATAAACAACTTATCTTCGATAATACCAGATTGCTTCAATAATCTCACTTTCTTGGCCAGTACGAAAGTCACCAATGTTCACTTCCTGATGGCTAGAACAGGTTTTGGTGAGTATCCACAATGGGAGTTTGAGTATGCATCATTTCAGTGGAAAGGTACGGAATCAGAATATAGAAAAAATCTCAGGCTTCTCAAACtcattgatttttcaagaaatagaCTGACGGGTAACATTCCCAGATCATTTTCCAATATGAGCGGATTAAATTCCTTGAATCTATCAAGAAATAGTTTGACAGGGGATATAATTTCAGATATTGGTAAAATGGAGATGCTAGACTCTCTTGATCTATCTCACAACCAACTCTCTGGCGAGATACCTACAAGTCTGGCACAAATACACACTCTTGGTGTGCTTGATTTGTCGAACAACAATTTGTCCGGGAAAATTCCAACTGGCACTCAATTGCAGAGCTTCAATCCATCGGCTTATGCAGAGAATGATGGACTATGTGGCGACCCTCTTCCAAAGTGCTCCGGAGATAGCAAGCCATCCACCACAATTCCGGTGGAATACATGAATGAGAATGACGTCAGCATGTTTTCATTCATGGAAGAAGTTGGTATATCAATGCCTTTTGGTTTTATCTTTGGATTTTCGGGAGTCATTGGTTCATTCATATTGAAGAAATCATGGAGAATTGCATTCTTCAAGTTGTATGATGTCGCTTGA
- the LOC125195524 gene encoding receptor-like protein EIX2 — protein MASSISMVFSCRGKVTNAANGMVLSAATPLAMSSPSNVMVVNCKLGNLTQLRSLDLSHNSLNSMFPSILGSMFESLEKLVLCYNQFNGTMPDLRGFPSLRKLNLRGNNFTGSIPLYISQLSMLQVLDLSHNSLNGLVPLSIGQLSNLQVLYLSRNSLKGLVSESHFSKLDMLKSLDLSFNSLILDISLNWTPPFQLDNIHLARCNVGPYFPKWLQSQRSLVYLNLDGANITDEAPEWLGNMSPLLEELSLSYNQISGTVPNLSSTSIWYMDLSYNQFSGPIPLFPTDAYFIQLRRNMFSSSISSICKTPRCYLEYFDLSNNQFPGEVPNCWDKMPHLRYLNLANNSFSGVIPDSLGALRNLSVLQMHGNNFSGPLPYNLRHCEKLKFIDVEGNKLTGEIPRWIGQLYEMELLNLRGNKLNGTIPIEICNLTNIHVLDLSINSLFSIIPDCFNNFTVLASNIAYENLITFGTPHGNYEKWEFEYSTFQWKGTESEYRRNLGLLKLIDFSSNRLIGNIPISFSNMRYLNSLNLSRNSLTGYIIPDISKMEILDSLDLSHNQLSGKIPLSLAKIYTLGVLDLSSNNLSGKIPMGTQLQSFNASSYAGNDVLCGDPLPMCPEDSLRPSTTNMRENMNENYGSIFSFMQEVAISMAFGFIFGFWGVVGSFILKNSWRIAFFNLLDAVGDWFCIRIAVFVSKSRRS, from the exons ATGGCCTCATCGATAAGCATGGTATTCTCTTGTCGTGGCAAAGTGACGAATGCTGCAAATGGCATGGTGTTGAGTGCAGCAACACCACTGGCCATGTCATCACCATCAAATGTGATGGTTGTCAATTGCAAG TTAGGGAACCTTACCCAACTACGCTCACTTGATCTCTCACACAACTCTTTGAATTCCATGTTTCCTTCGATACTTGGTTCTATGTTCGAATCACTCGAAAAACTGGTCTTGTGTTATAATCAATTCAATGGAACGATGCCAGACCTGAGAGGATTTCCTTCATTGAGAAAACTAAATCTTAGGGGAAATAACTTTACAGGTTCCATTCCTCTATACATTAGTCAACTCTCCATGCTTCAAGTTCTAGATCTTTCTCATAATTCTTTGAATGGTTTAGTTCCTCTAAGCATTGGCCAACTCTCCAACCTTCAAGTTCTATACCTTTCTCGTAATTCTTTGAAAGGTTTAGTCTCTGAATCCCACTTCTCCAAGCTTGATATGCTAAAGTCACTAGATCTATCATTCAATTCATTGATCTTGGATATTTCCTTGAATTGGACTCCTCCTTTTCAGTTGGATAATATACATTTAGCCAGGTGCAATGTGGGCccatattttccaaaatggCTCCAATCTCAGAGGAGTTTGGTGTACCTTAATCTAGATGGTGCAAATATAACAGATGAAGCCCCGGAGTGGTTGGGAAACATGTCTCCTCTACTAGAGGAATTATCTCTCTCCTACAATCAAATAAGTGGTACGGTTCCGAATCTCTCATCCACCTCCATTTGGTATATGGATCTTAGTTACAATCAATTCTCAGGCCCTATACCATTATTTCCTACCGATGCTTACTTTATTCAGTTGCGAAGAAatatgttttcttcttcaatttcatctatttGCAAAACTCCCCGCTGTTATCTTGAATACTTTGACCTATCAAATAACCAGTTTCCAGGAGAGGTTCCCAATTGCTGGGACAAAATGCCGCACTTGCGATACCTCAATCTAGCTAACAACAGTTTCTCAGGTGTAATTCCCGACTCTCTTGGCGCTCTACGTAACCTCAGTGTACTTCAAATGCATGGTAATAATTTTTCTGGTCCATTGCCTTACAATTTGAGACATTgcgaaaaattgaaatttattgatGTTGAAGGAAACAAGTTAACGGGAGAGATCCCCCGTTGGATTGGCCAGCTGTATGAAATGGAATTACTGAACCTTCGTGGAAATAAGTTGAATGGCACGATTCCTATTGAGATATGCAATCTCACTAATATTCATGTTCTAGATTTGTCGATAAATAGCCTGTTTTCGATAATACCAGATTGCTTCAACAATTTCACTGTCTTGGCCAGTAATATCGcgtatgaaaatttaattacttttggAACACCGCACGGCAACTATGAAAAGTGGGAGTTTGAATATTCAACATTTCAATGGAAAGGTACGGAATCAGAATACAGGAGAAATCTTGGGCTTCtcaaacttattgattttTCGAGCAATAGATTGATAGGGAACATTCCCATATCATTTTCCAATATGAGGTATTTAAATTCCTTGAATCTATCAAGAAATAGTTTAACAGGATATATAATTCCAGATATTAGTAAAATGGAGATACTAGATTCTCTTGATCTATCTCATAACCAACTCTCGGGAAAGATACCTTTAAGTTTggcaaaaatatatactcttgGTGTTCTTGATTTGTCGAGCAACAATTTATCTGGAAAAATTCCAATGGGTACTCAACTTCAGAGCTTCAATGCATCGTCATATGCTGGGAATGATGTACTATGCGGCGACCCTCTACCAATGTGCCCCGAAGATAGCTTGAGGCCATCCACCACTAATATGAGGGAAAACATGAATGAGAACTACGGAAGCATCTTCTCATTTATGCAAGAAGTTGCCATATCAATGGCTTTTGGTTTTATCTTTGGATTTTGGGGAGTTGTTGGCTCATTCATACTGAAGAACTCATGGCGAATTGCATTCTTCAATTTGTTGGATGCCGTTGGAGATTGGTTCTGTATTAGGATTGCCGTGTTTGTATCCAAATCGAGACGAAGCTGA